A region from the Lolium perenne isolate Kyuss_39 chromosome 4, Kyuss_2.0, whole genome shotgun sequence genome encodes:
- the LOC127296173 gene encoding aldehyde oxidase GLOX-like has product MRIQSKPPNNQDLQLSSIVTGRVTMKLALLTHDLVLLLVLACAGIAPATAAIGGGGRWELLQRSIGVSAMHMQLLHNDRVIIFDRTDFGRSNLSLPDGRCRRNPRERVLRVDCTAHSAEYDVASNTFRPLSVFTDTWCSSGTVAPDGTLIQTGGWNDGYRNVRTMRACDKVGDEGDGSCDWNETQDALAENRWYATNQILPDGRAFIVGGRRQFNYEFFPKAEGSDTSAISLPFLVQTRDPEENNLYPFVHLNIDGNLFIFAKNRAVLLDYKRNKIVRTYPELAGGDPRNYPSSGSSVLLPLKPSPTEAEVLVCGGAPVGSYNSTKDKNFFPALATCGRIKITDVSPSWVIEAMPSPRVMGDMILLPNGAEVAIINGATDGTAGWESASTPAYAPVFYRPDHAPGDRFEEQSATDIPRLYHSSAILLRDGRVLVGGSNPHIYYNFSGVQYPTELSLEAFSPEYLDSANDVLRPTITGAPASVAYGESVTLRFEVPAAATRRRRGRGGGIGLVSVTMVAPSFTTHSFAMNQRVLLLDVARTTTGASHRAGEYEATVVMPATAVLAPPGYYMVFVVNGHIPSSEGVWVHIQ; this is encoded by the coding sequence ATGCGAATACAGTCGAAACCACCAAACAACCAAGACCTGCAGCTATCTTCGATCGTCACGGGTAGGGTAACCATGAAGCTCGCATTGCTGACCCACGATCTAGTTCTTCTTCTAGTCCTCGCATGCGCCGGCATTGCACCTGCGACGGCAGCaatcggcggcggcgggcggtggGAGCTCCTGCAGCGCAGCATCGGCGTGTCGGCGATGCACATGCAGCTGCTGCACAACGACCGCGTGATCATCTTCGACCGCACCGACTTCGGCCGCTCCAACCTCTCGCTCCCCGACGGCCGCTGCCGCCGCAACCCGCGGGAGCGCGTGCTCCGCGTGGACTGCACCGCGCACTCCGCCGAGTACGACGTCGCGTCCAACACGTTCCGCCCGCTCTCCGTGTTCACCGACACCTGGTGCTCGTCCGGCACCGTGGCGCCAGACGGCACCCTCATCCAGACCGGCGGCTGGAACGACGGGTACCGCAACGTGCGCACCATGCGCGCGTGCGACAAGGTCGGCGACGAGGGCGATGGCAGCTGCGACTGGAACGAGACGCAGGACGCGCTGGCCGAGAACCGGTGGTACGCCACCAACCAGATCCTCCCCGACGGGCGCGCCTTCATCGTCGGCGGGCGGAGGCAGTTCAACTACGAGTTCTTCCCCAAGGCAGAGGGTTCCGACACCTCGGCCATCTCATTGCCGTTTCTGGTACAGACCAGGGACCCCGAGGAGAACAACCTGTATCCGTTCGTCCACCTGAACATCGATGGCAACCTCTTCATCTTCGCCAAGAACCGCGCCGTCCTCCTCGACTACAAGAGGAACAAGATCGTCCGGACGTACCCCGAGCTGGCCGGCGGCGACCCCAGGAACTACCCAAGCTCGGGCTCGTCGGTGCTGCTGCCCCTGAAGCCGTCCCCGACGGAGGCGGAAGTGCTGGTCTGCGGCGGCGCGCCCGTGGGCTCCTACAACTCGACGAAGGACAAGAACTTCTTCCCGGCGCTGGCGACGTGCGGGCGGATCAAGATCACTGACGTGTCGCCGTCGTGGGTCATCGAGGCAATGCCGTCGCCGCGGGTGATGGGGGACATGATCCTGCTGCCGAACGGCGCCGAGGTGGCGATCATCAACGGCGCCACAGACGGCACCGCTGGGTGGGAGTCGGCCAGCACTCCAGCCTACGCGCCCGTGTTCTACCGGCCCGACCACGCTCCAGGGGATCGGTTCGAGGAGCAGAGCGCGACGGACATCCCGCGGCTGTACCACTCGTCGGCGATCCTCCTCCGCGACGGCCGCGTGCTCGTGGGCGGCAGCAACCCGCACATCTACTACAACTTCAGCGGCGTGCAGTACCCGACGGAGCTGAGCCTGGAGGCCTTCTCCCCGGAGTACCTGGACAGCGCCAACGACGTCCTCCGGCCGACGATCACCGGCGCGCCGGCGAGCGTGGCGTACGGGGAGTCGGTGACGCTGCGGTTCgaggtgccggcggcggcgacgaggaggaggaggggccggggcGGCGGGATCGGGCTGGTGTCGGTGACGATGGTGGCGCCGTCGTTCACGACGCACTCGTTCGCGATGAACCAGCGGGTGCTGCTCCTGGACGTGGCGCGGACGACGACGGGGGCGTCGCACCGCGCGGGGGAATACGAGGCGACGGTGGTGATGCCGGCGACGGCGGTGCTGGCGCCGCCAGGGTACTACATGGTGTTCGTGGTGAACGGGCACATTCCCAGCAGCGAGGGGGTCTGGGTCCACATACAGTGA